A single window of Bradyrhizobium daqingense DNA harbors:
- a CDS encoding VOC family protein codes for MTGESSAPARSPFSAIRAIDYTVIFVRDMAAMRRFYEDVLALSLLRELSPNWIEYGLGPNTLVLAKPGRTAADAPTPEGSASLQLAFKVSAPEVDQCADELLRQGVALLSPPTDQPFGHRTLFFRDPDGNLLEVYAEI; via the coding sequence ATGACAGGCGAATCCAGCGCGCCCGCCCGCTCGCCCTTCAGCGCCATCCGCGCGATCGACTACACCGTCATCTTCGTGCGCGACATGGCGGCGATGCGGCGCTTCTACGAGGACGTGCTCGCCTTGTCCCTGCTGCGCGAGCTGTCGCCGAACTGGATCGAGTATGGCCTCGGCCCCAACACGCTGGTGCTGGCGAAGCCGGGCCGGACTGCGGCCGATGCGCCGACGCCTGAAGGCAGCGCCTCGCTGCAACTGGCTTTCAAAGTGTCTGCACCCGAGGTCGACCAATGCGCCGACGAGCTTCTGCGCCAGGGCGTGGCGCTGCTGTCGCCGCCGACGGACCAGCCCTTTGGTCATCGGACGCTGTTCTTCCGCGATCCCGACGGCAACCTGCTGGAGGTCTACGCGGAGATCTGA